The genomic region TAACATTGATCACAGACATTTCGTAATCCTTTAACAAACAACGCTCCACAGTTCGGGCAATTGGCTAATTCCCCCATGAGCTCTCCCTCCGTTCATTTCTCTATCTCTATTATATCTCTAATATCGTCAGGGAACAAAAAATTCTTTAGCTCCGAATTAAGGTAAAGCTGTAAATCTCTGGCGTGCCGTTGGATTTCAGGAGGGAAGCTGCCCAGTGCAGGGTCGCGCCGGTTGTGTAGAGGTCATCAATGAGGAGAACAGGGGATTGAACCGCTTGTGTGATTTGAAAAGGATTGGAGGACTTCAGTCGTTCAGCACGGGATTTTTTTGCCTGCTTTTCATTTTTGATTCTCGTCAGGGCATGGGTAAGAGGCAATTTTAGTAAGCCGGCTAAGGCCTCAGCCTGATTAAATCCTCTCTCTTTTTGCCTCGCCTCACTTAATGGAATCGGGACCGCCGTCAGCCCCTGCTTGGGAAATTGTTCCTTATAACGCTTTTGAATGCTGTTCTTAAACATATGGACCAGCTCGTAATCCCCGCGATATTTCCACTTGGCCATCACTTCTTTCATAAAAGCTGAGTAGCTGTAGACGGATACATTCTGCTTCAACATCCCTGAAAGGTTCGGATGGGCATTCCATTTCAGACAGTCCGGGCACAGGTTCTCCTTTTCAGAGGGTCTTGTTTTAGAAGGTCTTGTTTTAGAGGGTCTTGAACAACCAGGGCAGACCGGTCCTTCAATCAAAGGGAGCTTTTGCTGACAATCTGTACAGAGCGGAGGGGGGTCTGCAAAGAATTGAAAAACATTCCGCCACGTAATTTCCGGAATCATTTCTTCATGGCACCATAGACAGTACATGTTAATTCCTCCTTGCCAGCCGGTTCATCATCGCAATCATCTTCCTGGCTCCTTTCATGCCTTTCGTTAATCCCTGATGGAAGAAGACCACATCCCCATCAGGGTCCGCTGCATTTCTGCCGGAACGTCCGGCGATCTGAACGAGTGCCGCTTCATCAAAAACGTTATGCCCCGCATCAATCACAGCCACATCAATGGAAGGAAACGTCACCCCGCGCTCCAGAATCGTCGTCGTGATTAACGCGTTCATCTCGCCCCGGCGATAGCCCTCGATTTTGTCGATTCGATCAGGGTCCGCTGCATCCACACGATCGATGCCCGTTATTTTGGATAGGTTTTCAGCCATCTCGATGGTTGGAACAAATAATAGGAAACGTCTCTGCTGCCCGTGCTTTTTCTGAATCCACGCTTGAATCGCCTTTGGAAGGGTGTCTTTGGAAAAGTGTTTGGCTAAACGGAAGGTGGAAACGAAATGGGGAATCGGGAGCGGATACCCATGATAACGGGCGGGAACAAACACGACAGGTATCCACTGCAGCCGGGCTTTCCATTTCAGCCCCTTTCTAGGCGTTGCCGTTAAGTAAATCAGACTGGAAGATGTGCGCCTCGCCCGTTCCGAAGCAAAGGACAGAGATTTATCTGCATGGTAGGGAAAGGCATCCACCTCATCAATGATCATCACATCAAAAGCCTCTTCAAACCTCAGAAGCTGGTGTGTCGTGGAGATGACCAGTTGAGCCCCCTCCTTCTTTTCTTCAGACCCGCCGTACAAAGCAGAAATGGTGACATCGGGAAAGGCCTGCCTGAAGCGGGGAACGAGCTCGCGGACGACATCAGCTCTTGGTGTGGCCAGACAGATTCGATCTCCTCTCGTGATGGCATCGGTTAATCCTGCAAACAGCATCTCGGTTTTCCCGGCTCCGCACACCGCCCAGACCAGCAACTGCTCACGGTCGGCCATGGCTGCCTTGATTTTTTCGGAGGCGGCTTCCTGAAATTTTGTCAGGCGGCCATCCCATTGACAGGGATTCTCAACCTTTGGGCAGGGCATTTCCGGGCCTGTCCATCTGTATAAGGGCTCAAACGTGCTGACGCGCCCCATTTCAATACATTTTCGACAGTAGACAGCCTGCGTTCGCCCCTGAGGGATTTTTCCAAACCAGTGATGACTCTGATTGCCGCAACGTCTGCACACATGTCCGATGACTGTTTCGTCAATGCCCGGGACTTCCTGAATATATTGCTTCTTTATGAGTTCCTGGAATTCTTCATCTGAGGCGGGAATTTCCTGTCGGAGTAAGAGCTTCGATTGGCAAATTACGGAGATTGAGTATAAAGGGTGATCAGAGGGGATTGGGTTCAGGTAATCAGGAGATCGTTCCGGTAAATTAGTATTCATGTTTTACACTCCTTTTGGGGATATAAGAGGAAATCGGTTGTTTAAGTGACTCGGGAAGGGCAAAAATTTTCAGAGCACGGAATAGATGATTGGCAGACCCCGAGGAACTGCTCAGAGTCTGCATTTTAAAAGAATAAATCATATAATGGCTATTTATTTTTCATACCAGGTAAGTCCGATGGCGCCTTCCCCTAAGTGGGTTCCGATAACAGGGCCAAAATAGCTGATTTTACAGGTTACGTTCTCATATTTGCTCTCCAGATCCTGCTTCCACTGCTTAGCTTCATCCTCGCGCTGGGAATGAATTACACAGGCTTCAATCTGTTTACCGCTGCTGGCATCCTCATCAAAAAGCTCACGCACCCGGTTTAACGCCTTTTTACGTGTGCGGATTTTTTCAAATGGTTCAATTTGCCCATCAACAAAGTGCAGGATTGGCTTCACCTGAAGGAGGCTTCCCAGCATGGCCTGGGCTGTATTCAGACGTCCTCCTTTATGTAAATTGGTTAAATCATCCACCATAAAATAAGCTTTGTTTGAGGCTTTTACTTCATCCAGTCGGGCAATGATTTGTTCTGGAGGGGTGTTCTTTTCTGCAAGCTCAACTGCTTCAAGGGCCATAAATCCCTGCGCCATACAGCTAATCTCAGAGTCATACGCATAAACATCAAGATTTTCAACCGTCTCTCCTGCCGCAACAGTTCCCTGCAGCGTACCACTGATGCCGCTGGAAAGATGAACCGCAATGACCGCGTCAAAATCCTCACTCAGCTCCTCCAACTTTTCTCTCACTAAACCAATCGATGGCTGAGAGGTCTTCGGAAGCTCCTCCACCTCGCGCATCTTCTGGTAAAATTCATCTGTCTCAATATCTACTTCCTCCTGATAGGATTCATTGCCGAAAATCACATTCAGGGGAACCATATATATATTCCACTTATCACGGAGATCCTTGGGAATATAAGCCGTACTATCGGTCAGCACCGCCGTCTTCACCATATTCACTCATCCTTCCCATCTATTTTTAGAATTCTCTATCTCTCATTTCCATTTGTACGTTATACCTTTCTAATATTTTACACATATTTATTTGAAATTGCATTAATTAGGGCGTAATTTTATTGGGAAATGTGGATTGAGGTTTGGGAGTTTGGGGGGGGTTTGGTAGCTGGATGTGGTGGTTTGGATTCGTTTGGGGGGGTTGGGCTGGGGTTTGGGGATGGGGTTTTGGAATTGGGGTTTTGGAATTGGGGGCCGGCGGGCTTAATTCGGAATGAACTCGACAAATGCTTCACTTTTTGGATGAATTATGATTTTATTGGACGAATCTTTTTTTTGGAGGATTGATTCTGTCATTTTCCGGCTTAATCATTTACAGAATTGGTTGAATTATTTCAGAAACTGGATTAATTATTTTCATTTTAGGCTGAATTCGGTGGAGGGGGGTTTAATTATTTGATTTTGGGATTAATTGTACGGGGGACGGCTTCATTCTTCATTATCGCGACAGATCCTGCTCTTCCTGGACGAATCACACATTCATCGGACGAATCCTCTTCCTCCAGGATTGATTCTGCCATTTCCGGCTTAATCATTTACAGAATTGGTTGAATGATTTCTGAAACTGGATTAATTATTTTCATTTTAGGTTGAATTCGGTGGAGAGGGGGTTTAATTATATGATTTTGGGATTAATTGTACAGGGGACGGCTTCATTCTTCATCATCTCGACAGATCCTGCTCTTCCTGGACGAATCACACATTTACCGGACGAATCCTCTTCCTCCAGGATTGATTCTTCCATTTCCGGCTTAATCATTTACAGAATTGGATGAATGATTTCTGAAACTGGACGAATTATTTTCATTTTAGGTCGAATAAAACTAGAGACTGGATGAATTCCCATTTTATCGGTTAAAATACTATGAATCTGGCTCAATTCGACTCAATCAGGCCGAATACTTGTATACAAACTCAACCTACACACTCATCCAAGCCAAAGATTAAAGCTGATTTTCACCGAATCCTGCAGCATCCCCATCATTCAGGTACAACGAAAAAACAGACCCTGGCTAAAGGGTCTGTTTTCCGTTTCTCTCTCTATATCTTACTGTACTTCCACCCAGCCGTTTTTAATTGCCTGTACAACGGCCTGGGTTCGATCGTTGGCGTCCATTTTCTGCAGAATATTGGATACATGGTTTTTGACGGTCTTTTCACTGATATACAGTGATTCAGCAACTCCCCTGTTGCTTTTACCGTCTGCCAGGAGCTGCAGTACCTCGCACTCTCGCCTCGTAAGCAGATGCAGAGGCTTGCGGTGCTCGGCCCTTTTCAGAGCATTGGCTCCATTGTTTCCATTGGCCAATCGGCGGTATTCCTTCACAAGATTGTG from Virgibacillus sp. MSP4-1 harbors:
- a CDS encoding DEAD/DEAH box helicase, whose protein sequence is MNTNLPERSPDYLNPIPSDHPLYSISVICQSKLLLRQEIPASDEEFQELIKKQYIQEVPGIDETVIGHVCRRCGNQSHHWFGKIPQGRTQAVYCRKCIEMGRVSTFEPLYRWTGPEMPCPKVENPCQWDGRLTKFQEAASEKIKAAMADREQLLVWAVCGAGKTEMLFAGLTDAITRGDRICLATPRADVVRELVPRFRQAFPDVTISALYGGSEEKKEGAQLVISTTHQLLRFEEAFDVMIIDEVDAFPYHADKSLSFASERARRTSSSLIYLTATPRKGLKWKARLQWIPVVFVPARYHGYPLPIPHFVSTFRLAKHFSKDTLPKAIQAWIQKKHGQQRRFLLFVPTIEMAENLSKITGIDRVDAADPDRIDKIEGYRRGEMNALITTTILERGVTFPSIDVAVIDAGHNVFDEAALVQIAGRSGRNAADPDGDVVFFHQGLTKGMKGARKMIAMMNRLARRN
- a CDS encoding DegV family protein; the encoded protein is MKTAVLTDSTAYIPKDLRDKWNIYMVPLNVIFGNESYQEEVDIETDEFYQKMREVEELPKTSQPSIGLVREKLEELSEDFDAVIAVHLSSGISGTLQGTVAAGETVENLDVYAYDSEISCMAQGFMALEAVELAEKNTPPEQIIARLDEVKASNKAYFMVDDLTNLHKGGRLNTAQAMLGSLLQVKPILHFVDGQIEPFEKIRTRKKALNRVRELFDEDASSGKQIEACVIHSQREDEAKQWKQDLESKYENVTCKISYFGPVIGTHLGEGAIGLTWYEK
- a CDS encoding ComF family protein, with product MYCLWCHEEMIPEITWRNVFQFFADPPPLCTDCQQKLPLIEGPVCPGCSRPSKTRPSKTRPSEKENLCPDCLKWNAHPNLSGMLKQNVSVYSYSAFMKEVMAKWKYRGDYELVHMFKNSIQKRYKEQFPKQGLTAVPIPLSEARQKERGFNQAEALAGLLKLPLTHALTRIKNEKQAKKSRAERLKSSNPFQITQAVQSPVLLIDDLYTTGATLHWAASLLKSNGTPEIYSFTLIRS